In the Ictalurus furcatus strain D&B chromosome 13, Billie_1.0, whole genome shotgun sequence genome, AGGAGGAGGAACACGTAGGGCATCGATCTCCAGAACTTTGGAACGACGCCGTGCTGCTTTCGCTGCAATGCTGTGCACACCTCTTAGAAGCTGCTGTCTCTCTAACAAGGGAAAAAGTGGAGGATAATGAATTATAAAAAGATGGTGAAGAAGATTCACTTGGACAGGAATTAAGCCAAGTATGTAGACTCTAATGAATTTTTAAAGAAGACATTATCATGATTTGTGATCGTGACATTCATACTGAGCCAAATAAACAATCTTTTACTCTGTAATTGATAATACAACAGATGGTACAAGTTCAGAGTACAGAGATGGTCACTGTGACTTGCGCTTACACTGACAGTATGTACACTATCTGCAGTAAAGGTATtaatttagaaaataatgttACGTATTACACAATTGCTTCATATTGTCTCAAAAGTGCTTCTCACACCAGCATATGAGGCAAAAATGTGACTTCAGGTGAGTAATATGCAAACCATACTGTAAATTCACATTCACCTTTAGGAGTGAGAGGAGCTTCAGTTCCATTCTCACTGCTCTCAGGTGAGGAGTCCATATGACTGCTCACACTGTGGCTCAAGAGGCTGTAGCTCAGAGCTCCATCTAAAGCACTCGGCAACAACTACAGACAAAAAAAGGCAATCATAAAGTCATTTTCTACTGCATAGTCATGTATATTCCATGCCGAGGCTTATGAATCCTACACAGGTACTCTCGATCAGATGGAACAGTTCTCAAGGGAATGTCTGAACCGCTCTGTTTGTTGAAACACCGCTACAGAAACATGCATCAGTTGAAATTTGAGAGTGCTGACCTCTCGATTGCCCTGTCCGTTGATGTGAATTGGTGGAGGAGTCATAACCACAGAGCTCTTCATCTGCTTTGCATGTGGGCTGCTCTTAAACACACGGTTACTGTCACTGTGGAAGGCATAAGAGAAAACATGTAAGAAATGCTGTGGGCTAATGCAACAGCATGATgttacatgttttaaaataatgagaAGGATTTAACATGGAAGTTAAATGAAGGTTAACTCAATAAACCCTTTTTTGTACACTTgtaacagtttttatttttgtattaccaCAAAAATGCTTTGTTTATCTGCCTTTTGGTATACCAAAAATCAAGGGTCAGAACTTATGTACATGGTTCATATTTtgtacagtacattacactACAGCTGTAATAATCACTCAGTAAAAAAGTCTACCGTATCTCAGAAGTAAAATTGTACttcttttattttgctttttccaTTCTGATTGATAGGTTGAAATGataggttcatattaatgcactcattctaatacgttattgttttaatattagGAAGAAACTAATTTTGCAGATATTGACAACATTTAATGTGactgtaaacagataaaaggtATGATGTCATTCTTTGATCACTAACAAATTGTAGTCTTTGGCAAATTGCGGTGGTATAAATTGATAATTgatagttgattatttttcctataacagcacaccctgtcatgtttAAGTCCTCAGATAATGCACCATGTTTTGCATGTATTATCATGTAGTTGAAAGTTCCCACATTCAAAGAGGACAATGTCAAGTGTCTTCAAGGTTGTGTTGTAAGCaagatataattatataatgatataacTGTACTCATTACCATTGCATGCATGATTTTtaactaaaaatgtttttgtgctttCAGAACTAGCACTGAAAACTAACTGAAAACTAagcatgcttttattttatgtattgtaaTGGTATAAAACCAAAACTTAGCAAGCAGTTAGAATAATTCTTGAATAAGGCCTATTTAAAATGACAGTCTTTGTGAATAATGTTTGTACCTATCAGGCTCAGGTAAAATGGGTGGCAAAGTGTGTCTCCGCACTTTGACCCTTCCTTGTCTGGTTTCTGACCCCAGTGTGCGAACACTCTCTTGATCTGAATCCAGCTCCTGCAAGGGGTCACGTCCTCTGCTAGGGAGGGCAATCTTGGGCAAAGAACCCTCCTATGAATAAAAGGCAGACATGGCATGTGTTTATTCATAAAAGTACAGATGACTCAATGCATTTGGTAAATGAACATACAGAATCTATAGCATGTGACAAGTACAGAATAAGCATTTGAAagataatatataattatattatataaaagcaATATAATGTCACACCTTCAGAGTATGGATGGTGGCCTTGTCTAAAGCTACAACTCGATCCAGATTTCTCTCATCCAACTCTCTAATGTACATATCATACAGCTCCTGAAGCTGTGGAGGCACCATCAGACTGTGATCTGTATATAAGACCAGATATAAAAACATCAATACTGACAGTTCTTAATGTATATTTTCAGATACCACAACATAGTTCCCCCTCTGCTCTGCCCTGACACACTCACTGTCGATGAACTGGCGCTGCTGCTGGATGATCTCATGGCACAGTTGCCTGTGCTGTTCAAAGCGCTGCACCACCACATCCTTCTGGCGGATGACGTTGTCCTTGAGAAGTGTGTGCGACTGCATCTCTGCGTTCTCAATCTCCAACTCGTGCACCTTACAAAGGAGTCCCAGGACCTCTCGCTGCTCCTCTGAGCTCACCCTGCATGGCAGCAGCTCCTCCAGACGCCGGGCTCTTTCACGAACCTCCACTAGGAGGCGCTCCAACCCAGACTGGACACCACAGCAAAGTCGCACATGTTTAATAAACTCACCCAGTGACTAGAGTGTAGTTTTCACCATAATTTGTGATCAACATAATGTTTAACTTGGctgtaaatactgaaaaatgGTAAAACAATGACAGAAAATCCAATCTGTTCACCTCTTTTGGTTGTATTATTAAGAAATGTGACAATTATAgtttgtataatataataaataaatataccatCTTACAGGCCCAAAGTCATACCAAGTGTGCTCAgattcataatgttttaatgcttGATTAATTGAATTTggtgtgaggaaaaaaatagagCAGAGCTGTGCTTTTTGCCTTTAATAATTATCTTCCCAATGTAAAGGacgcaagtaaaaaaaattatgttaaatGAAGTCTCAATAGGATAGGTGCTGTAAGGAATTACCGTGTCTGCTGTAAAAATGCTGATaagcaattacaaaaaaatgtttcagtCATCATAGTCAAAAGGAAAAtcctcacactcacacttacaccaggaaattaattaaatcaCAGGATGGGAATGGGAGTCATATAAAAAGGGCTAGCTCAGTCAAAAGAATACCAAATGTTTGAATATGGGCAATAATTCCTCTTTAAGATGTATACATTGATATGATGCTCTAGGTTCAGTATGACTCTCACAAAACCTAAGGTACAAGTTCCAAAGAAGGAGTCCTTTTTATCCCCTTACAGTGCCCATGGAAATAAGGTCTGAGTCTCTGTGGTTCTGTTAGTCATTACCTTTTGTTTGcgtatttttttctgttcagcCATAAGCACGACCAGGTTCTCTCTGGCCATGGCCACATCCTGAGTCTCAGTGCTATCCGGAGGAGAATCTGGAGTGTCTGAATCCTTCTCACTCTCGTCCTTGTTAAAACTCTCTTTCCTCTGTTCACCTCGCCACTTTCTGCGGTGCCTGCTGCGTTCCTGCTCCCAacttaagagaaataaaaacacacctcaGATCAGGAACAGGCTAGGATGTCATTCAGTAGGAACTGAATTTGTTTCAAGCTCCGATATTGAAAAAACAACCCCCTTAACTATGATGGAATTTGAATTTCAATGGGGAAAACAGCAAAACAGACAACTTGACATTCAAATTAATGTTACTACTATAGTAGTTAAAACATGACCCAAAAAACCTAATGACCAaaaatttgaaacattttttatgtGGTTTAGTGTAAACAGGGATTTCACTTAATAAAGTTTTAGTTTGAATGATCTTCTGccttgtgtatgtgtatttttacactcaccatccacttatAAAGTTATAGAAAGATTCTCACTCTGCAATGGTTAGCAGGTGTTTGGATGTGTCAATCTGGATCTCCATGTTTGTGTTGTCCAGCTCCATTAGCCGTTTTCTGATCTCCATTTGCTGTCTGAAGGCTTCTATTAGCTGTTCCCTCAGCTGGTCTATCTCAGCACGGCTCTGCTGTGTGGAGTGAGCCTGGACCTCTGCTACAACACCACAAGGGGGCAACAGTGAGCCAGAGTCTGTTTCAAAGGGGTCAACAGCAACAAGTGTCAAATCCCTGTCAGATAGTTGCTGTGGTGTGGGGGAAGGGTCTGAGTATGTAGACAGGTGTAAACAACCTATAAAGTACTCAGGTATATAGAAGTGggagcaataaaaacaaatttatgCTCTGTGAAAAATGTTACTAATTCTGTCAAaattatagctttttttttttactttaaaacagCACACCAGAccaatacagtaaataaatgaaggcCACTAAGCCCAATAATCAAATTCACATATGACTGTGAATTCACTGTCGAAAACCACAATGCAACAGGTGTTTGTCCATTGTTTCAATTCTATTCAATTTAGTTCAGTGATGACAGTCTTTTATAGCTGCAAGTAACTAGAAATTATATCAGGGACTTGTTACTTGTTAGTGTGAATGCCGTATATGAGCTCATTCCTGACCAGACTATTCATGACATGAAAATTTGGCATGGTAAATAAtttcaacagcactgttgtaGTGCAATAAGGGGTCAAATGGCTGTGTAAAATAAACCATTCCCAAAAGTTGGAAGAAGTGAGGTACCCTGCACATGTCGTATGTCTGTTCTGTCAGCATTGCTCTGACGACCAGATTGTTCAGTGATCTTCTTCTTCAGTCTCTGTATCTCACTGCGCAGGTCTGCGATGATGCTGGTGTACTGGGCAATGTGGTAGGACACATTCAGCAAATTTCTCTTcacctacagagagagaaagagagagagagagatctcatactaaatctCTCAtagtaaatccatccatccatccattttctgtaccacttatcctacacagggttgcagggagcctgaagcctatcccaggggtcaCGGCgcacaaggcggaggacaccctggatggggtgccaatccaacacagggcacaatcacacacacactcacacacccattcacacattacaaacaatttagagatgccaatcagccaacaacgcatgtgtttggactgggaaaggcaaccggagtaccctgagaaaacccccaaaagcacagggagagcatgcaaactctgtgaatcgaacccctgaccatGGACCCAGAGgtgcaaacgtgctaaccactaagcccccatCATAGCAAATGTGTCTCTAGCTATGTCTTTCTATTTTAATGTAAACGATAAATCATTGACCCAACCTCCACTGATATGCTGTATAATTGTGTTACcatgtgcatgagtgtgtgtgtgcatcctcACCCGTGTGCGGATGTTTTTGGCACGATCAGCATAAGTCAAAGTGTTACGGGACTCTTCAAAGGCAGATGAAGCAGGACTTATATGAGCTATCATTACTGTCCGACTGTTTCCACCAAGAGAGTCCTGTCAGTCAGACAcaatggaaaagttcattttcattgtatagctacaaaatgtaaaatgccacaaaatatataaagtaaagagagCAGCAGATAGGCTAGCTAGACTgctacagatgggtgacaaatcaAAGGAGTGGCCCTGTTATGGTTTGGGGGAATGTTTctggcatggtttgggtccacttgtctccttcaaatcaatacaaatcaatacaaagtaaTTCTGATTATGCcatgatgaaacatttatatcctgatgggagtggtctcttccaggatgacacgGCTCCCTCCACAGGGCATGAATGGTTTGAAAATCATTTGGCCTCCTTTGGCTTTGGCCTCACCACACTCACCAAATCTCAAACCAACTGAACACTTAAGGGAGATTTTAACCCAAACTGTTGGATAGCGCTctacaccaccatcatcaaaacacaaatTGAGGGAAGGATTTTGTTGCATCCCTCCATTACAGTTGTAGAATCTGTTCCAGTGGCTCATGGTGGCTCATTCATTACTAAGAATCTATAAGCTAGttcttcctttaatttgtcacttgtCTGTAGCCatggaaagagagcgagagcttCATGTCTCAACCTTAAGCAGTCGTGTCAGCTTGCTGTCTCTGTAGTTGATGTATTTGTTGCCATTTTTCTCGCTCAGAGCATTGATACAGTTTCCAAGTGCCAAAAGAGACCTGTTTATGTGAGCTCCTTCCTTTAGCCTCTGTCCCCTGTTCTGTGTCTAAAAGTGGGACAAGAAAGGGATTATTACAAAGTATAGTCTATAGTCTAACATATTATAGTATGGGCTGTTCACTGCTGCAATTTAACAGGATCCAATGCCAGCCAATCTACTTTCATAAACACATACAAGCAAAACAGGTcactaaagttttttttagatCTTTTTTTCATACACAGTTCTCTCATCTATTCTTCTGTTTTGAGATTGCACACATTTCCTTCTAACTGACAAACCAATATTTAAAAGATATGAATCCAAGATCTCAAAGATATGAATCGTTCTATGACCAGACAACCAGAGACATGCCTCTGGGCAAACTGGTTGCTGGGCCCTGCATACATTTCCACCAAGCGTCTCAGGTTGGTTAACACTTATACCTGTTTCCATGGTAGACGCACATCGCTGGTTACTGGTGTAACCGTGGTTCTATGAACGGTGGAAGACCGCCACATGGTGGCGATGATTCAGTCACGTTGGAAGCTATATCAGTTTACGTCATGGTCTACTATTCATTCTCGCAATCCGAGTGACCAGAGACTCTGGTGGTCTTCAAGCATTCATAGAACCACGGTTTACGCATAGGTTGTGTTCCTCGTGACTTGACTGTATTCCTGTTCCACCATGTACTGACCGTCTCTGACGGTCCTGAGCTATGAAATAGAACCtctttacaaaaaaatgctcccatgaattttttttctctcaagtGGAAAAAAGCCTACTTAAAAAGCATGACTGACATGCAGCTGAATCAAAGCACCATACTGTgaagggcagtggtagctcagtggttaaggtgttggtctactgctcagCACCGCCAACCTGCCACcattggaccactgagcaagacacttaaccctcaattgctcagatgtataaattagataaatgtaagttgttctggataagagcgtctgccaaatgccataaatgtgaaGCTTCTAGCATAAGCCTGACTAGTAGATGGTTGCTTGGAGccaataatatacagtattgttaTTTTAGAGAATGTTTCACAAACTTAATCTATTTTCTAATGACAACATATTTATTACCAAGAAACCTAATTTCCCTTTCTTAAGTGCTTTTTTCATTAGCTATTATAATTTAAACCAATTTATCAAAAACAAAGAGAGGTGCAACAAACAGCATTACATGGCTGTTAAAATGTAGAATAGTGTACTATAAAATATTGTAAACATGCACATCTGCCCTACTTACTCTAGGTGCTAATGGCTACACAGAACTATTAGGTGCAATTGCATTGGCTTGCACGACTTTACATCATCTACCACAATTACACACATGGACTCAGACAAGCGCACAATAACAGGTTTGTGTTGTACCTGTGCAGCACGTTCAGAACCGGCAAGGTCGATCATAAACAGCCGAGCAAAGCGGACCTCCTGCAGGACATCTCTGCACCGACTCTGCTGCCGCACGGCAACCTGGAGTACAGCATGAGAGCGTGAGGACGTCTGATTAGCCGCCGTTGGCTCCTGAGTTCGCTGCTTATTCCCCTTCATCAACAACTCCATGATctaataaacagaaaaacacaaagacatAGAGAGACTTAGAAAGATCATTCAGCATTCACCTATTAAAAAATGTCTGAGTTTTGCTAATATTACTACTTTATGTAAAGTTACAAGGTGGTTTATTTAAGCAATTGAGAACTTTACAGCATTAAAAAGTCTAAATCCACTACAAAGATGTCATTAAAATTCCTCCTCTTGAGGAAATACAGGAGCGTTGCTTTCAtctcatgtgcttttgtttacatttttacctGTTGTGTTTCTATCCTAGTACTGTCTCCGCCCCGTCCTATCATTGGTGTGTTACCCGATTGTGCctacctgttttgtgtttatacCTTAGTTTGTCTATACCCTgctggtttcctcaaatttctcctgtttcctcccacctcccaaaaatatgtcagtaggtggattggctaagttaaattgcccctaggtgtgaatgtgtgtgcatggtgccctgtgatggaatGGCATCCTATCCTGGgagtattcctgggatagactaTGAACCCAAAAAACCCTGACCAGGGTAAACCAattgaaagtgagtgagtgtttctttttctcattgCCGAGTCTTATCATGTTTCAAGCATAAGTTCCAAGTCTTATATTATAGTTTGGGGTCTGTGT is a window encoding:
- the kif19 gene encoding kinesin-like protein KIF19, with product MKDTGESKDHQLTVALRIRPLSNVEIEEGAAIVAHRVDDQMVVLMDPLEDPDDILRAHRSREKTYMFDVAFDYTATQEEVYRATTKGLIEGLISGYNATVFAYGPTGCGKTYTMLGTDKEPGIYVRTLNDLFKAIEETSDDMQYSVSMSYLEIYNEMIRDLLNPSSGFLDLREDSKGEIQVAGITEVSTVNAREIMELLMKGNKQRTQEPTAANQTSSRSHAVLQVAVRQQSRCRDVLQEVRFARLFMIDLAGSERAAQTQNRGQRLKEGAHINRSLLALGNCINALSEKNGNKYINYRDSKLTRLLKDSLGGNSRTVMIAHISPASSAFEESRNTLTYADRAKNIRTRVKRNLLNVSYHIAQYTSIIADLRSEIQRLKKKITEQSGRQSNADRTDIRHVQAEVQAHSTQQSRAEIDQLREQLIEAFRQQMEIRKRLMELDNTNMEIQIDTSKHLLTIADWEQERSRHRRKWRGEQRKESFNKDESEKDSDTPDSPPDSTETQDVAMARENLVVLMAEQKKIRKQKSGLERLLVEVRERARRLEELLPCRVSSEEQREVLGLLCKVHELEIENAEMQSHTLLKDNVIRQKDVVVQRFEQHRQLCHEIIQQQRQFIDNHSLMVPPQLQELYDMYIRELDERNLDRVVALDKATIHTLKEGSLPKIALPSRGRDPLQELDSDQESVRTLGSETRQGRVKVRRHTLPPILPEPDSDSNRVFKSSPHAKQMKSSVVMTPPPIHINGQGNRELLPSALDGALSYSLLSHSVSSHMDSSPESSENGTEAPLTPKERQQLLRGVHSIAAKAARRRSKVLEIDALRVPPPLTLDPPKNKSILYLTDAPLKRLVLRRGRQPSPELRHATSDDNLSSSTGDGPVPNSTWTRPRNRQAMPKNTGPREQDFEARRRKRRSRSFEVTGQAVTQGKSTSQRFRPLDSTSDPHLHINGQPPAPLLRPQHRAPVQLGKARLSHANHQTGSTADAPLINLPSHLSNVKHGPQTRQPQPLLYITPTGAGGHRTRKH